A stretch of the Takifugu flavidus isolate HTHZ2018 chromosome 1, ASM371156v2, whole genome shotgun sequence genome encodes the following:
- the LOC130520044 gene encoding dnaJ homolog subfamily C member 7-like, giving the protein MAAVDIDIPVDSEPQFCIPGDFERQAEVFKEQGNVFYSQKAYSDAFNCYTKAIDAWPKNASYYGNRAATLMMLSRFREALEDSQQAVRLDDFFMKGHLREGKCHLSLGNAKAASRCFKKVLELEPSNREAKQENKTAENLMELEKMANFGFEKRDFRKVVFCMDRALAVASACHRFKIFKAECLALLGRYPEAQSVASDILRLDSTNADALYVRGLCLYYEDCIDKAVQFFIQALRMAPDHEKARLACRNAKALKAKKDEGNQAFKKFNFEAAYQLYTEALAIDPNNIKTNAKLYCNRATAGAKLNKVNQTIEDCTNAIKLDDTYIKAYLRRAQSYMDTEQYEEAVRDYEKVYQTEKTSEHKHLLKTAQLELKKSKRKDYYKVLGVAKNATEDEIKKAYRKRALMHHPDRHSSATAEVQKEEEKKFKEVGEAFTVLSDPKKKIRYDNGHDLDDDGGFSGRDFDANDIFRAFFGGHNDGFSFGSGQDSGPGNFFFQFG; this is encoded by the exons ATGGCAGCTGTTGACATCGACATACCGGTGGACTCAGAACCCCAATTCTGTATTCCCGGCGACTTCGAACG TCAGGCTGAAGTCTTTAAAGAGCAAGGAAATGTATTTTACAGTCAGAAAGCATACTCTGATGCCTTCAACTGTTATACAAAGGCCATTG ATGCGTGGCCCAAAAACGCCAGCTATTATGGCAACAGGGCAGCCACCCTCATGATGCTCTCTCGCTTTCGAGAGGCCCTGGAAGACTCCCAGCAGGCAGTGCGCCTGGATGACTTTTTTATGAAG GGTCATCTGCGTGAGGGCAAGTGCCATCTGTCACTGGGAAATGCCAAGGCGGCCAGTCGCTGCTTTAAGAAGGTTTTGGAACTTGAACCTAGTAACCGAGAAGCCAAACAGGAG AATAAGACAGCGGAGAACCTGATGGAATTGGAAAAAATGGCAAATTTTGGCTTTGAAAAACGGGATTTCAGAAAG GTGGTGTTCTGTATGGATCGGGCCTTAGCTGTGGCTTCTGCCTGCCACCGTTTCAAGATCTTCAAGGCTGAGTGTCTGGCTCTCCTGGGGCGCTATCCAGAAGCCCAGTCTGTTGCAAG TGACATCCTGCGACTGGATTCTACAAATGCAGATGCACTTTATGTTCGAGGCTTGTGTCTTTATTATGAGGACTGCATCGATAAAGCTGTACAGTTCTTCATTCAGGCTCTGCGTATGGCACCTGACCACGAAAAGGCTCGGCTGGCCTGCAGG AATGCAAAAGcattaaaagcaaagaaagatgAGGGTAACCAGGCATTCAAGAAATTTAACTTTGAAGCTGCCTACCAGCTGTACACCGAGGCCCTGGCGATCGACCCCAACAACATTAAGACCAACGCCAAACTCTACTGCAACAGAGCCACAGCCGGAGCAAAG CTAAATAAAGTTAATCAAACCATTGAAGACTGCACCAATGCTATCAAACTAGATGACACCTACATCAAGGCCTACTTAAGAAGAGCTCAGAG CTATATGGACACTGAGCAGTACGAGGAGGCCGTGCGGGACTACGAGAAAGTTTatcagacagaaaaaacatcag AGCACAAGCATTTGTTGAAGACAGCACAGCTGGAGTTGAAGAAGAGCAAGAGGAAAGATTACTACAAAGTGCTCGGTGTTGCCAAGAATGCCACGGAGGATGAGATCAAAAAGGCCTATCGCAAAAGAGCTCTGATGCACCACCCAG ATCGCCACAGCTCTGCTACTGCAgaggtgcagaaggaagaggaaaagaagttCAAGGAGGTGGGcgaggccttcactgtactctCTGACCCAAAGAAGAAGATCCGCTATGACAATGGACACGACCTGGATGACGATGGCGGCTTTAGTGGAAGAG ATTTTGATGCAAATGACATCTTCAGGGCTTTCTTTGGTGGCCACAATGATGGCTTCAGTTTTGGTTCTGGGCAAG ATTCTGGACCTGGAAATTTCTTTTTCCAGTTTGGTTAA